In Aspergillus fumigatus Af293 chromosome 2, whole genome shotgun sequence, a genomic segment contains:
- a CDS encoding D-mandelate dehydrogenase-like dehydrogenase, with the protein MTSKYRVLHIGDNIKYNHDVYERFASEFEIIQPTAAERERGEFMRALKERRWGDFHAIFRPFWNTGGEMGRWDAELIPLLPPSVRIMASAGAGYDWADVDIFAQHGIVYCNGAAASSESVADMTLFLILAVFRNLAWSHQAAHSCNPQRFLDAHKNSPLTALNPRGRILGIIGLGQIGYTIAKKAHAAFGMQIAYHDLVRKSAEAENAVGARFMGELDELLGLADCVVVATPFAGRTLIDAERLGKFKRGARFINIARGSLVDEEALLRALDEGQISAAGLDVHAEEPYVHPRLARHGRVMMMSHNAGGTVDTHVGFERLAMENIEEFLLRGKALTPVNLHLIKTPKSML; encoded by the exons ATGACGTCCAAATATCGAGTTCTCCATATAGGTGACAACATCAAGTACAACCACGATGTTTACGAGCGCTTCGCCTCGGAATTCGAAATCATCCAGCCCACGGCCGCAGAGCGCGAACGGGGCGAATTCATGCGGGCCCTGAAAGAGCGTCGCTGGGGGGACTTTCATGCAATTTTCCGCCCCTTCTGGAATACAGGTGGTGAAATGGGCCGGTGGGACGCGGAACTCATCCCCCTCCTCCCGCCGTCAGTACGCATCATGGCCTCCGCAGGCGCAGGCTACGACTGGGCCGACGTAGATATCTTCGCACAGCACG GAATCGTATACTGCAACggcgccgccgcctcctcagaATCAGTCGCCGACATGAcgctcttcctcatccttgcggTCTTCCGCAACCTCGCTTGGTCACACCAGGCCGCGCACTCTTGCAACCCCCAGCGCTTCCTCGACGCACACAAGAACTCCCCACTGACGGCGCTGAACCCGCGCGGCCGCATCCTAGGCATCATCGGGCTGGGCCAGATCGGGTACACGATCGCCAAGAAAGCGCACGCCGCCTTCGGCATGCAGATCGCGTACCACGATCTCGTGCGCAAATcggccgaggccgagaacGCCGTTGGCGCGCGGTTCATGGGCGAGCTGGACGAATTGCTGGGGTTGGCGGATTGCGTGGTGGTCGCAACGCCGTTTGCGGGGAGGACGCTGATCGATGCGGAGAGGCTGGGGAAGTTCAAGCGCGGGGCGCGGTTCATCAATATCGCGCGGGGATCATTGGTTGACGAGGAGGCGCTATTGCGGGCTCTTGATGAAGGGCAGATCTCGGCTGCTGGGTTGGATGTTCATGCAGAGGAGCCGTATGTGCATCCCCGGCTGGCGAGACATGGGcgagtgatgatgatgtcgcATAATGCCGGCGGTACGGTTGACACGCATGTGGGTTTTGAACGGTTGGCGATGGAGAATATTGAGGAGTTTTTGCTGAGAGGGAAGGCTTTGACGCCGGTAAATCTGCATTTGATCAAGACGCCAAAGAGTATGCTGTGA
- a CDS encoding NADPH oxidase family protein: MGVELGGPGVDHSHPGYPHRPMNPVLATPLFVLSGVFTVLFLCRVVIRFQHRRRLREILQTEDQCKFSRTSVIFAWIKKHASYGKHTLTTGSYVSSGIYHDQFAFLVRPSRLVDGLSRKDVPTKICRWTSGSDEFTCARLERGSEQSPHPTSGHSFRHIQFPAPLGRTSHDSWGPDSYGLCHWGPGNAGWVVQPSQMMAAADKGNSIHGRNHEGTLESAFLCIWDDCPYCICSYFLSISITNSACILRSLSSFSYIPRNHGICWAVVSSAWLGPAAGSFGHRIARLVSILWRNCGKQRTSATVELLPGDVARVEVAVSRPWKFKAGQYMYLYIPSLGLWTSHPFSVAWTSSDRMTTNKKRDSSDSFNVLLGGRQRTTMSFLIKRRDGFTNKLLTKVHRSEAGRFNATALAEGPFGGLHSLASYGTVLLIAGGIGITPPLSYLHEFADGFSDRSMAVRRVTLVWVVRHLEHLDWIQPWMASLFDHPAVEAPNERKQTSYFQLSKFSLTIQVYVTAKGYTTDEHLSNKSPWTKSPPSTVSISIKHGKPSFAEVVEAEMEQQVGAMAVSVCGPGGMGDDVRQAVRERQNGRLVDLYEDTFSW; the protein is encoded by the exons ATGGGAGTAGAACTCGGAGGACCAGGGGTAGACCACTCCCACCCTGGCTACCCTCATCGTCCTATGAACCCGGTATTGGCGACACCTCTCTTTGTCCTCAGCGGGGTCTTTACCGTTCTATTCCTGTGTCGGGTGGTCATAAGGTTTCAGCATCGCCGTCGTTTACGTGAGATTCTTCAGACAGAGGACCAGTGCAAGTTTTCGCGGACCAGCGTCATCTTTGCCTGGATTAAGAAACAT GCTTCATATGGGAAGCATACCCTTACGACTGGAAGCTACGTTAGTTCTGGGATATATCACGACCAATTTGCTTTTCTTGTTCGTCCTAGTCGACTGGTGGACGGACTATCAAGAAAAGATGTACCAACTAAAATATGCCGCTGGACATCTGGCAGTGATGAATTCACCTGTGCTCGTCTTGAGCGCGGGTCGGAACAATCCCCTCATCCCACTTCTGGGCATTCCTTTCGACACATTCAATTTCCTGCACCGCTGGGTCGGACGAGTCATGATAGCTGGGGCCCTGATTCATATGGGCTGTGTCATTGGGGCCCAGGCAATGCAGGGTGGGTGGTTCAGCCGTCTCAAATGATGGCCGCTGCTGACAAGGGCAACAGTATCCATGGACGCAATCACGAAGGAACTTTGGAGTCAGCCTTTCTATGTATATGGGATGATT GCCCTTATTGCATTTGTAGTTATTTTCTTTCAATCAGTATCACCAATTCGGCATGCATTCTACGAAGcctttcttcattttcatATATTCCTCGCAATCATGGCATTTGTTGGGCTGTGGTATCATCTGCGTGGCTTGGCCCAGCAGCGGGTTCTTTTGGCCAC AGGATTGCACGTCTCGTCAGCATTCTCTGGCGGAATTGCGGCAAACAGCGTACTTCTGCTACCGTTGAACTGTTGCCTGGAGACGTCGCCCGGGTTGAGGTCGCTGTGTCGCGTCCCTGGAAATTCAAGGCCGGACAGTATATGTACCTCTATATCCCATCGCTAGGACTATGGACCTCGCATCCGTTCTCCGTAGCATGGACATCCTCAGATCGAATGACAACCAACAAAAAGCGCGATTCAAGCGACTCGTTCAATGTATTGCTGGGGGGACGGCAACGGACTACCATGTCATTCCTGATCAAGCGGCGAGATGGATTTACCAACAAGCTGTTGACGAAGGTTCACAGATCCGAGGCAGGGAGGTTTAACGCGACTGCGTTGGCAGAAGGGCCATTCG GGGGGCTTCACTCGCTTGCATCTTATGGTACGGTACTGCTCATCGCAGGGGGAATAGGGATAACTCCCCCACTTTCGTACCTGCATGAGTTTGCCGATGGTTTCTCCGACCGATCGATGGCGGTGCGGAGAGTCACCTTGGTATGGGTTGTACGCCACCTGG AACATCTGGACTGGATCCAGCCGTGGATGGCCTCTCTATTCGACCATCCAGCCGTCGAAGCCCCGAACGAGCGCAAGCAAACCTCATACTTTCAGCTTTCTAAATTCTCCTTAACAATTCAAGTCTACGTGACAGCAAAAGGGTATACCACAGACGAACACTTATCCAACAAGAGCCCTTGGACCAAATCGCCACCATCAACTGTGTCTATCAGCATCAAGCACGGCAAACCATCGTTTGCGGAAGTtgtggaggcggagatgGAGCAGCAAGTTGGTGCGATGGCTGTCAGTGTCTGCGGCCCTGGAGGAATGGGCGACGATGTGAGACAGGCCGTTCGTGAACGTCAGAATGGACGGTTGGTTGATCTTTATGAAGATACGTTTTCTTGGTAG